One Plasmodium malariae genome assembly, contig: PmUG01_00_1, whole genome shotgun sequence DNA segment encodes these proteins:
- the PmUG01_00010400 gene encoding fam-l protein, which produces MEKKIKSQLFIKIPKFTLLSWICYIYIYMSTFNKYLDENYIYSRKIHGTTYRILSKYKQDKYSNALVLKEEMTNNGMKKKKDISNNMEGYTGKRKHSNGTPLEFRGNCKSYMKKNNCMFETKKYSHFEKKIFKEMDFMDFLKNNKTISNKSYRKIIRKKCVQLFVLPLLIFFLLSVLLIVDSSWSFADGDKGLWGTIGFSDILKKWGQNDEWLNAVYESLKDAKWFWKPIGIASENSSELAVILRLFRILIYGLPFLILGITLISKVFYYHKKVKKYERIKFRQR; this is translated from the exons atggaaaaaaaaataaagtcacagttatttattaaaattccTAAGTTTACCCTTTTAAGTTggatatgttatatttacatCTATATG agtacatttaataaatacttggatgaaaattacatttatagTAGAAAAATTCATGGAACAACATATCGTATACtgtcaaaatataaacaggataaatattcaaatgcCTTAGTTTTAAAAGAGGAAATGACAAATAATggaatgaagaaaaaaaaagatatatctaataatatGGAAGGGTACACTGGAAAAAGAAAGCATTCAAATGGAACTCCATTAGAATTTAGAGGAAACTGTAAatcatatatgaaaaaaaacaattgtatgtttgaaacaaaaaaatattcccactttgaaaaaaaaatattcaaagaaatGGATTTTAtggattttcttaaaaacaacAAGACAATTAGTAATAAGTcttacagaaaaataatacgtaaaaaatgCGTACAACTATTTGTTTTACctttattaatattctttttgttaTCAGTACTTCTCATAGTAGATTCATCATGGAGTTTTGCAGATGGAGATAAAGGGTTGTGGGGTACAATAGGATTTTcggatattttaaaaaaatggggACAAAATGATGAGTGGTTGAATGCAGTATATGAGTCTCTGAAAGATGCAAAATGGTTTTGGAAGCCCATTGGAATCGCGTCTGAAAATAGCAGTGAATTGGCTGTAATATTAAGATTATTTAGAATCCTAATATATGGCTTACCGTTTTTAATATTAGGTATAACACTTATATCAAaggttttttattatcataaaaaagttaaaaaatatgaaagaatAAAGTTCAGacaaagataa